In Mytilus edulis chromosome 7, xbMytEdul2.2, whole genome shotgun sequence, a single genomic region encodes these proteins:
- the LOC139480868 gene encoding prolyl 3-hydroxylase 1-like, whose amino-acid sequence MALHMLMIVLIICLKNTNIDSLSELSKLTYDHLYTEGLKALETGKWFQCVGFLKTAIESRKLYKETVFTCKLKCRSEFVDNPNLNTIDDIYDLLKWKSFSKLVKEYQCTKSCQENQLGFEQIENSEEIDTDFDNHEPYRHLQICYEELKRYTDASCAAYTYYLRNPTDEETIDSINTYKEEFNVNEKDIKNLETKKYQEYRIKGEEVFDQNDWTKVIEWIEIATKEYYQEEERCRVECEDHFNHQSAVNFIQAIAGQYISVLECQLKCQRKLSFIHTDYFPDFVGQNYHLLQTAYYKSGNDKKALECAVTYLVFNPNDEETLNNKTYFMKKLGYTSEKLKARQEAVEYEKRRTDMLQLLYYIQDELNEIKEHGDNDENLKNVDGSDNNHETKIQSELSSGTLKKHGNHVKLNEKNGFGEAVIENDRIIADGFLNKNQCQQLINFTNIVGPNSDGLCILNIADSLEHAKKNTKLENSLRLISWAGDQGRNAMANLYNKTKLFVENSFIVCDDPERDDQYSEDCIPQEYGSCLTAEEIDDQELINDKFVVSILLTDEKEPGHFSFLDRRHKREMSVVAKCGRVVGFRLSDRHRSERSESERCSMVFIYSSNRQEDNAIKTYLMDLDKRRNEVKKTNTEDMREFYENGVRIIMGEKELGSNLKFAADGLLTEEQCQALIEINQEGAIGGDGFDYKKSPMTKSEIFAGLTLSRAAELAYAGILSKQALQLFLDASDYGKVLVEKYFNLTQPLYFDYTQLNCRTAVEGAQTGREDLSHPVHGDNCDIQKDGSCIRNPSGYVHRDYSSLLYLNGDFEGGEFFFAHNNWSAQVSIKPKCGMIVGFDSAEFHGVKAVTKGKRCTLAMWYTLDKRFEEKTRIQVRKILDKITNEVDAQEHNQYTTIENKNNNEKVKMQEKEGHNTKEKNIHYQENSDNKEASVRKKPFDKHSKEFEQRVKNRKDKEFYNQIHLNSHADNEIKKDDEPDRNNSVQETEENETPEEDDGVTIEVVEDDDINEPETPYDKGQTLDAKHNAHTEL is encoded by the exons ATGGCATTACATATGTTGATGATTGTACTGATTATCTGTTTAAAGAATACAAATATTGATAGCTTGAGCGAGTTATCTAAACTGACGTATGATCATTTATACACAGAGGGATTAAAAGCGTTAGAAACAGGAAAATGGTTTCAGTGTGTTGGGTTTCTCAAAACAGCTATCGAAAGCAGGAAATTATATAAGGAAACAGTGTTTACCTGTAAATTAAAGTGCCGGTCAGAGTTTGTTGATAATCCAAACTTGAACACCATAGATGACATTTATGATTTGTTGAAATGgaaatcattttcaaaattagTTAAGGAATACCAGTGTACGAAAAGCTGCCAAGAAAATCAATTAGGgtttgaacagattgaaaattcTGAAGAAATCGACACAGATTTTGACAACCATGAACCATACAGACATCTTCAGATTTGTTATGAAGAG TTAAAGAGATATACGGATGCATCATGTGCTGCTTATACATATTACCTAAGGAATCCTACAGATGAGGAAACTATTGATAGTATTAATACTTACAAAGAAGAGTTTAATGTTAACGAAAAAGACATCAAGAATTTAGAGACTAAAAAGTATCAG GAATATAGAATCAAAGGTGAAGAGGTTTTTGATCAGAATGATTGGACTAAAGTAATTGAATGGATTGAAATTGCAACTAAGGAATACTATCAAGAGGAAGAAAGGTGCCGAGTAGAATGTGAAGATCATTTTAACCACCAATCTGCCGTAAACTTCATTCAGGCTATAGCTG gTCAGTATATTTCTGTGTTAGAATGTCAACTGAAATGTCAAAGAAAGCTGAGCTTTATACATACAGATTACTTCCCAGATTTTGTTGGACAGAATTATCATCTTCTACAAACTGCATATTACAAAA GTGGAAACGATAAAAAGGCCTTGGAATGCGCAGTTACTTATCTTGTTTTTAATCCAAACGACGAGGAAACTTTAAACAACAAAACATACTTCATGAAAAAACTGGGATATACAAGTGAAAAATTGAAAGCTCGTCAg GAAGCTGTAGAATATGAGAAGCGCAGAACGGATATGTTACAGTTGTTGTACTATATACAAGACGAACTCAATGAGATTAAGGAACACGGAGATAATGACGAAAACTTAAAGAATGTTGATGGGTCCGACAACAACCAT GAGACCAAAATTCAAAGTGAACTAAGTTCCGGTACCTTAAAGAAACACGGAAATCATGTGAAACTTAATGAAAAAAATGGTTTCGGAGAAGCAGTGATTGAAAATGACAGAATCATAGCTGATGGGTTCCTAAATAAAAACCAGTGTCAACAACTAATAAACTTTACAAAT ATAGTGGGACCGAATTCTGATGGCCTTTGCATTCTGAATATAGCTGATAGCTTAGAG CATGCAAAGAAAAACACAAAGTTGGAAAATTCTTTAAGATTGATTTCATGGGCTGGTGATCAGGGTCGAAATGCCATGGCCAATTTGTATAACAAGACAAAGTTATTTGTTGAAAATTCTTTCATTGTTTGTGATGATCCTGAGAGAGATGATCAAT ATTCAGAAGATTGCATACCACAAGAGTATGGTAGTTGTTTAACTGCAGAAGAGATTGACGACCAAGAACTCATAAATGATAAGTTTGT AGTTTCAATCTTATTGACTGATGAAAAGGAACCAGGGCATTTTAGTTTTCTTGACAGAAGACACAAAAGAGAA ATGTCTGTAGTGGCAAAATGTGGACGAGTTGTTGGCTTTAGATTATCCGACAGACACAGATCAGAGAGATCAGAATCAGAGAGATGTTCCATGGTTTTCATTTATTCATCTAACAGACAAGAGGACAATGCAATAAAAACCTATCTTATGGACTTAGATAAAAGACGTAATGAAGTTAAAAAAACGAACACAGAAGACATGCGGGAATTTTATGAGAATG GTGTTAGAATTATCATGGGTGAAAAAGAATTAGGAAGTAATCTAAAATTTGCAGCTGACGGACTTCTAACTGAAGAGCAGTGTCAAGCACTGATTGAGATCAACCAG gAAGGAGCTATTGGTGGAGACggatttgattataaaaaatctCCTATGACTAAAAGTGAAATATTTGCTGGACTTACTCTTAGTAGAGCTGCAGAG TTGGCGTACGCTGGTATACTCAGTAAGCAGGCACTTCAGCTATTTCTAGATGCAAGTGATTATGGAAAAGTTTTGGTAGAAAAGTACTTCAACTTGACTCAGCCATTATACTTTGATTATACTCAGTTGAATTGCAGGACTGCTGTAGAAG GTGCACAAACGGGTAGAGAGGATTTGAGTCACCCAGTACATGGAGATAACTGTGACATACAAAAAGATGGATCATGTATACGAAACCCTTCTGGATATGTACACAGAGATTATAG CTCGCTTTTATATCTGAATGGTGACTTTGAAGGTGGTGAATTCTTCTTTGCTCATAACAATTGGTCAGCGCAG GTTTCCATCAAACCCAAATGTGGCATGATTGTAGGGTTTGATTCTGCTGAATTCCACGGTGTTAAGGCAGTAACAAAGGGTAAACGTTGTACACTAGCTATGTGGTATACCCTAGACAAGCGATTTGAGGAAAAGACTAGAATACAAGTCAGAAAAATATTagacaaaataacaaatgaagTAGATGCTCAAGAACACAATCAATATACCACAATTgagaataaaaacaataatgaaaaagtGAAAATGCAAGAAAAAGAAGGACACAACACAAAAGAAAAGAATATACATTACCAAGAGAATAGTGATAACAAAGAGGCATCGGTTCGAAAGAAACCCTTCGACAAACATAGTAAAGAATTTGAACAAAGGGTAAAAAATAGAAAAGACAAAGAGTTTTATaatcaaatacatttaaattcacaTGCAGACAATGAAATAAAGAAAGATGACGAACCAGACAGAAACAATTCTGTCCAAGAAACTGAAGAAAATGAAACACCTGAAGAAGATGACGGTGTAACGATTGAAGTTGTTGAAGATGATGATATAAATGAACCAGAAACTCCTTATGACAAGGGACAAACTTTGGATGCAAAACATAATGCACATACAGAGTTATAA
- the LOC139480869 gene encoding complement C1q-like protein 3 has translation MNIPWFCFFINIFVLTEGLAEPIKCSEAESDLTKYINWQMEIYNAGRNSPSPQKCQDMLKERPAFFAFVKANSVSFTGHDILKFDDVRTNIGNHYNASTGYFTAPKLGLYEISCLLFGFGTSAVTFQIHKNSQIFGYGYTTGREWNSNTVSLLMELKKGDNVYVKHRHPNRKETVQGTQHSYFSGRLLQ, from the exons ATGAATATTCCCTGGTTCTGTTTTTTCATCAATATCTTTGTATTGACCGAAGGCCTAGCTGAGCCGATAAAATGTTCGGAAGCAGAATCTGATCTCACGAAATACATAAATTGGCAGATGGAGATTTATAATGCTGGACGTAACAGTCCCTCACCACAGAAATGCCAAG ATATGTTGAAAGAGAGGCCAGCTTTTTTTGCGTTTGTGAAGGCCAACAGTGTTTCGTTCACTGGACATGACATTTTGAAATTTGACGATGTGAGAACAAACATAGGGAATCACTACAACGCATCCACTGGATACTTTACAGCTCCAAAACTAGGGTTGTATGAAATATCTTGCCTTTTGTTTGGATTTGGAACCTCCGCAGTTACCTTCCAGATACACAAAAACAGTCAGATTTTTGGCTACGGATATACAACAGGTAGAGAATGGAATTCGAATACTGTGTCTCTACTGATGGAGTTAAAGAAAGGAGACAATGTATATGTCAAGCATCGACATCCAAACAGGAAAGAAACCGTCCAAGGCACTCAACATTCATATTTTTCTGGTCGTCTTCTACAATAA